The DNA segment GGTTATACCCGTGGTCTCCACCACCCCCTCCAGCACCACTACCACCTCGATATCATTATTTTGTAAATCCGCTGGCGATAGCTCGTAGAGTGGGCTGTCTTTGTCAATAACGTGGCATATGATGAGAGGAACCACCAGGAAAATACCGTTGGTCCCCACGGGGTTGTCCATGTGAATGTCTATCTGGTCCAGGGGGACCACCTCGCCCTCCGAAGTGGTGCTGCGCCTTACCACCTGCATCCGCACGGTGGCACTAATGATCATGCTCTTCCGCAGGTCCCCTAAACGGATCATAAAGCACAGTTTGTTATTTCGGATGGAGATGACGGCGTGCTTGCTGAAGATCAGCGTTTCGGCGCGCCGGTTGGCCTGGGCCGTCTTCATAAAGATACACCCCAGCATTATGGCGTTAATCAGCAAGCCCACGATGTTCTGAATGATAAGGACCACTATGGCAGACAAGCATTCCTCTGTGACCATGCGCCCCCCGAACCCGATGGTCACCTGTACCTCTATGGAGAAAAGAAACGCAGAGGAGAAGGAGTGGATGTCCGTCACGCACGGGACAAAGTCGTCACCCTTTTGATCCAGGTCGCCGTGCGCAAATGCAATGAGCCACCAAACCATTGCAAACAGCAGCCAGCTGCACagaa comes from the Salmo trutta chromosome 4, fSalTru1.1, whole genome shotgun sequence genome and includes:
- the LOC115192775 gene encoding ATP-sensitive inward rectifier potassium channel 11-like translates to MLSRKGLIPDDYVLTRLAEDVQQPKFKASKARKARFVAKNGTCNVAHTNIREQGRFLQDVFTTLVDLKWLHLLIIFTMSFLCSWLLFAMVWWLIAFAHGDLDQKGDDFVPCVTDIHSFSSAFLFSIEVQVTIGFGGRMVTEECLSAIVVLIIQNIVGLLINAIMLGCIFMKTAQANRRAETLIFSKHAVISIRNNKLCFMIRLGDLRKSMIISATVRMQVVRRSTTSEGEVVPLDQIDIHMDNPVGTNGIFLVVPLIICHVIDKDSPLYELSPADLQNNDIEVVVVLEGVVETTGITTQARTSYLSEEILWGQRFVPTISEEEGMYAVDYSKFGNTVRVATPSCSAKKLDEQGGIARFKVHEHATPRPSVRRRRLSLRMKQYSTISPLA